The Streptomyces laurentii region CCGTATGGAGCCCCTTCCGTGCCTGGTACGACGGCCGTCCCGGCCGCGACTACCGCGTTCAGGATCTGTTCGGGGGCATCACGGACGTCCGGGCCGAGGTCATCGGCTCGATTCTTCTCCCGTACGCCTTCGCCGTCCTGGTCACCGTGGTCGGCGTGGTCCTGCGCTCGCGCCTGGCCGTCGCGCTCGCCGGACTGATCGTGCTCGGGTTCACCGTCCTGTGGATGGTGCGCGTGGCCCAGGTCCAGAACGGACTCTCCCTCGATTCCCAGGGGCGCGGACTCGGCGACGGGGTCGCGATGGCCGTCGGAGGCGGCGTGCTGCTGCTCGTCGGCGCGGCCGTCATGTCCGGCCGCCGCCCGTCGTACCGGGCGCGGCACGCGGGCCGGGTGGACTCCGTACCCCCGGCGACCGGCACCCGGTACGACGACACCCCACCGCCCCCACCGCCCCCACAGGACTACCGGCCGCCGCAGCCGTAGCCGTAGCCGCCGTCTTCCGGCGCGGGCCGCCGTCCCGTTCAATGATGATCCGAGGCACTCGTGTGCGCGACGGTGAGCGGGGGGGGCGGGTCCTCGTCGACACGACGGCGGGCGGCGACCGTCTCACCCGACAGCGGGAACTCTTCGAGACGGCCCGCGCGCAGCTGGTCACGGACATCGAGTAGCCCTGGCCGGGCCGCGATCCCCCTGGCCGGCGAAGGGCCTACCGGCCGCTCATCAGGAACCCGGCATAGAGGGCCACCGGCGGAAGAATGAGCCCGGCCGCCATCGCGCACCCCATCCGCTCGGTGGTCTTCGCACCGATCAGGACACTGAACCCGCCCATCACGATGACGTAGAGAAACAGCGGGACCACGATGAATCCGATCGCCAACTTGACTGCCTCTCCAGGGAGTTAGAGCGGCCATCGCACGACGGCCACCCGGTGTCGGGACGCGCGGGGGAGTCAGGTTATCGACGAGCTTGTGCGCGACGCCCGGCCCTTGGCCTGGTCCGGACGGACATCCGTCAAGTCCGGCTCCGGCTCCGGCTCCGGCTCCGGCGAACGACGGGCTCTCGGCCGGTGATGTAACACTTCGGAGCGCCGCGTCCAAGTAGGGGTGTAAGGCATTACACGCCGCACTGCCCCTAGGAGCCCTCTGTGCCAGCGGAGCATCCCAGCGCACCACCCGCGCGCGACCCCGCCGGGTTCGCCGCCTTCTACGAGCAGCAGTTCGACACGGTGCTCGGCTTCGTCACCCGGCGCGTCGACAGTCCGCACCTGGCCGCCGACCTGACGGCGGACATCTTCGTGGCCGCGCTGGAGAACGCGCACACCTACGACGCCCGGCGCGGTACGCCCGTCGCCTGGCTGTACGGCATAGCCCGCAACACCCTCTCCGCGCACTTCCGGGGCAGCACCCGTGAACAGCGCGCGGTCGCCCGGATCGGCGGCCGGCGGCTGCTGGACGACGAGGACATCAGCGCCATCGAGGGCCGGATCGACGCCGCCCGCGCCGCCCGGCACATGGCGGCCGCCCACGCCTCCTTGTCCGAACCCCTGCGCGAGCTGCTCGGCCTGGTCGCCCTGGACGGGCTGACCGTCCGCGAGGCGGCGCGGGCGCTGGGCATCAGCTCGGCCACCGCCCGGGTCCGGCTGCACCGCGCCCGTAAGGCACTGCGCGCCACCGCCCCGCACCACCCCGAGCACCCCGAGCACCCCGACCGCCGCGATTCCGTTCTGGAGGCCGCCCAGTGAACACCCACCCGCGCCCCCCGCGCCCCGCGCACTTCAAGCAGCAGCTCGCCGGCGAACTCGCCGCCCGCGCGGCCGCCCTGGCCGCTCTCGACGCCACCGCCCCGACCGGCCGCCGCGCCCCGGCCCTCGTCCGGCGCCCCCGGCTGACCCTCGCCATCGGCGCCGCGGCGGCCGCCGCGGCCGTGGCCGTCGCCGTGCCCCTGGCCGGCGGGACGTCCGGCGAGCGGACCCCCGCCGGTCCGTCGGGCGGGCAGAAGATCGACATCGTCACGGCCGACTACGTGGTGAAGTCCGCCCCGGACGGCATGATCGCCGTGAAGGTCATGAGCGCCAAGGGGGTGGCCGGGCTGCAGGCCACCCTGCGGAAGGCGGGTGTTCCCGCGGTGGTGACGACGTTCTCGGCCTCGTGCACGACCAAGGTCCCCTACGACGTCGGCTTCGACTCCTCGAAGGTGTTCCCCGAACCCGGAGAGGACGGGGGCCGCGGGATCGACGGGCGCTTCTCGCTGATCAGGCCGAGCGCCGTCCCGGAGGGCGACCACCTGCTGTTCGTGCCGACGCTGACGGGCGACGGCGGGATCGGCACGCTCTCGATGTCGGTGGTGACCGAAGTCCCCGAGTGCGTCCCGGAGTCCGACAACGGCATCGGCGCGGGGTACGTCGCCCCGGGCACCAATCCGTAGGAACACGTCACTTGGGGCGAGCGCGAGGGCATATGCCATCCGCGTCGCGGGTTTTCACGACGCGGGGAATCGCGACGTGGATGCCCACGACGTAAATGACTTCAAGTACGTGGGGAAGAACCCCGCCCTTCCCCTCCAGCCTCCCCGGCAACCCCAGAGACCCCGTCACCCTGACGGGTGATTTAGGCCAAGTGGACTGGATTTGGAGCGGGTTGTCGGGCATATGCTCACCGCGACAACCCCAGACATGCGTCGGCCCCCGGCCGGGACTGCGAATCCCGATCGAGGGCCTGACCACCGAGGAAGGTCACAACTTCCCGATGGCTTCCCCGCACATTAGCGTGCCCTCGCACGCCTTCGGCCTCGTTCACGTGAAGGTCCGCCACACGAGCCGCTTCACGATCGTCGGCAACCACCTCGCCCAGCACCGCGCGCTGTCGCTGATCGCGATCGGGCTGGCGGTCTACCTCCAGTCGCTGCCCGAAGGCGCCTCGGTCGGCATCAAGGCCATCGCGTCGCGCTTCCCGGAGAGCGAGATGCGCGTCGCCCGGGCCATGCGCGAGCTGGAGACGTACGGCTACCTCGGCCGTACCCGCGAGCGGCTGCCGGACGGCCGGATCGTGCCGCGCACGACCTCGTACAACTTCCCGGAGGCTGAGCCCGAGGCCGTACGCGAGACCGTACGGGAGGCCGTACGCGAGACCCCCGCGCCCCCGCCCGTACCGGAGCCGGAGGCCGAGCCCGTACCCGTCTGGGAGCCGGACTTCGAGCCCGAGCCGGAGGAGCCGGACGACGAGCCGGAGCACGACGGGCCGGAGCACGACGGGCCGGAGCAGACACCGGAAGCCGCGCCCTCGCCGGAGCCCGCGCCCGTGCCCGACCCCGACCCCGAACCCCGACCCGTACAGCCCACCCCGCTCCCCTCGCGCCACCGCCCCGCCGCCGATCTGCTCGCGCGCCTCCGGCTCCACGACCCCCGGCTGCTGCTCTCCGCCCGCGACATCGAGCGTCTGGCTCCCGGTCTCACCGCCTGGCTCGACAACGGCGCCCACCCGGACGCGGCCCTGCGCACCCTCTCCGCCTGCCTGCCCGAGCCCCTCCACAGCCCGGCGGCCCTCCTCGCCCACCGCCTCACCGTCCTGCTCCCGCCCCCGCTCCCGGCCACCCGGGCGGCGGCCCCAACCCCTGACGACTGGGTGGACTGCGACGGCTGCGACCGCGTCTTCCGCGCCCCCGAACCGGGCCTGTGCCGCGACTGCCGCCTCGAAGCGGAATCCCTCCCCGCCGCTTAGATCCCCAGGTGATGCCTCGGAACGGCTTACTGGCCAGTCGTTTATCGCATGAGGGGGAGGATCGCGGAGGGGCCGGTGAAGTCGGCGGCGAGGGCGTCCATGATCAGTTCGTCGCATACCTTGCCGAGCCAGTACCCGGCTTCGCGCAGCGTGCCGGCAGGGTGGAAGCCGGCCTTCTCATAGGCACGGACGCCTGCCTTGTTCGGGGCGAGGACCTTGAGCCAGACCATCCGCAGGTTCGTGATGTGGAAGGCGTAGTCCAAGGTCAGGTGGGTCGCGGCGGTACCCAGGCCCTTGCCGCGGGCTTCGGGGGCGAGCATCACCACGTACTCGGCGGTTCGCACCGACGGGTCCGGCAGCAGGGTGGTGACCCCGGCCGGGACAGGGGTGTCGCCCGTGAGGTCGTAGACGGTGAAGCGGATGTTGTCGCCGCGGAGCTGGTGGGCGATGCCTTCCATGCGCGCTTCCAGGGCTTCGGGCTGCTGGCGGCCGTAGCCGACGAGCAGGGCGGGGTCCTGCTCCCACCGCCAATAGGTCTCCACGAGGTCGGCGCGGTAGGGGCCAAGGCCGCAGGTCGCGTCGCGGACCCAGATGAGAGGTTCAGGGCTGGCGTTGATGGCGGCCTCCGATGGTGAGGATGGGCGTGTAGGCGAGCGTCGAGGGCGGCTCGGCGACCGGGGTGCCGTCCATAGTCTGCATCCAGGCGTGCAGCCGTACGGGGTCAGCGGCGATCCCGTGGCACCAGGTGACAGCCAGACGCCGGGCGGCCAGCGGCAGCACGGCGGCGGCGGACTCCTCCAGACAGGCGGCCCGGCCCGGGGAGTGCCGTCCGGCGGCGCGGACGGCGAGGACGGCGGCCGTCGCCTGTTCGAGAGTGGCCGGGCGGCGGCAGGTTGACGCGGCCCGGTGAACGGCACGCAGCACCCGGAGCATCGTGGTGCGGGAGTTCCCGGCCGTCTTGACGGCGGCGACCGCAGCGAGGGCTCCCGCAGCGCTGAGCAGGGCTCGCTGAGGGACGGGAGCGGGGCGGGTGGTGCCGGCGGGGTGCTCGGTGCCGCCCCAGCTCGGGGGCGCGGTGGCAGCCTCGATCACCTTCCACGGCCGTGCCACCGGTGCGGGGGCGAGGAGTCCGGCGTCCAGGAGCTGGGCAGCCAATATGTCGGGCAGCGGTGCGGGCCGGCCGGTGCGAGCAGCTTCGCGGAAGCGTTCGGCGGCGGCGGGCAGCAGGCCCTGGACGTGGCCGGTGCGGTAATCGACGAGGACCAGGACGTGCCCGAAGTCAGCGGCACGGACTTGCGGCGGCAGGGCGGCGGAGGCGGGCAGATCAGTCATGAGGCTCGCTCCTTGCGGGGCTGGTTGTCCACATGGAGGCGTCGTCACGTCGGTGGGCGGTCAGCCAGGCTTCGGCCGCCAGCGCCTGTTCGAGAGTGGCCAAAGGCATGGGCAGCCCGGCCGCGGCCTGGGCCAGGTGGCGGCGGAACCGGCCAGGATGAATCAGGCCGAGCGTGGCGAGGTAGCCGTCGGCCAGAGTGGACAGATCGGCCAGATTGACCCGTAGCCCGGTGTAGTGGTCGGCGTCGAAGCTGCCCTTGGTGCTGCGGGCGGCGACCTTCGGCGGTAGCAAACCGGCCATGGCCCGGGACAGGGTGGGCTTGTAGATGTGCGATGGCGGCCGGTGCCCCAGCGGGGTGGCCAGCACCGCGTCCACCACCAGCGGGTCGAGAAACGGATTGTGCATCTCGATGCCCGACGCGGCGGCAAGCTGGGCGTCCGCCGCTGCGGTGCGGGCGACCTCGCGAATCTCGTCCACCAGAACCCGCACGGCGAAGTCCATGCCTGACAATAGATCGGTCGAGGCCGCAGCCTGGCGGACGGCCTCGGCCAGCAGTCCGGTGGCCAGTTCGGTGGCCCACGCCGGGTGCGGCAGCAGCGGGAACCAGGTGACCCGGCCATGGTCGTTGCGCCCGGGCGCCCCGACCGTGTCCACGAGTGCGGCCAGAGCGGCACTGCGACCGGTGCGGGCGGTGCGCACGGCGTCCCGCAACAGTGGGCCGGCCGAAGTGTGCCTAAGCCTCGCCCAGCCGAACGCCTCGCTCACCGCTCGGCGGAGCCGGCGGTGGCGAATCAGGTCGGCGAGATGGATCGGGGGCTGGAACAGGACACTGTCGCCGCCGTCACCGGTCAGATGCATCCGAGTGCCCAACGCGTCATGCATCCATACCATTTGGCCCATCATGCGGGCCCGGGTGAGTGTGGAGGGCGCCGGCTCATCGGTCACCGGCACATCGGTGATGGAGGTGTAGGGCAGGTGCTGCTCGGTCAGCGGCAGCAGGTGGTGGCTGATGCGACGCGGGTAGCGGGCGGCGGCCAGCCGGGCGTGGTGTAGATCGGCTCCGTCAAAATCACCGCGAGGGTGGACGGTTACCGCGTTCAGATGGCGCCCGGCAGGCAGAGAGGTAGCGGCAAGCGCCGCGATGCTGGTGGAGTCCAGGCCGCCGGACAGATCGCACGACAGTCCCGGGTCTGCGGCCGTGCGCAAGGAGACAGCTGCAGCCAATGCGTCGTGGAGCCGAATGTCGGGCGACTGACCGAACACCGGATCCGGCCGCCATGTCGTGGTGACGATCGGATCGGTGCCGTCAGCGGGCAGTACGATCCGAGAGCCGGGCGCAAGCTGGTGAACACCATCGAAGAAGGACCGGCCTGCGGCCAGGGCAGGCACCGAAGGCAGGAACACTGCGCAGGCCAGACGCTGGACGTCGACCGATGCCCCTGTCAGGCCGGCCAGCAGCCGAGCGGAGGTCGACCAGGCCCACCCGCCCTTCCAGCGGGTCGCGTAGACGGGCTGGGCGGCGGCCGGATCGGTGTGCACCACCACGGCGGTGGCACTCTCCTCGATCACGGTGTAGGCGCCGGGCCAGCGCCAGGTGACATCGCCGGGCGGGATGGCCCGGGCCAACAGGGACAGCTCAAAGTCGCTGGCGCCGCACCGACCCACGACCAGCATGCGTTGGCCGGCGCCGCCGGTCAGGGCCCGCGCCGGAACGCCACCGAGGCGCCAACTCCGAGAGCCGACGATGGCAGCGCCAACAGGGAAGGGTACGTGGGGACTTGTGGTGCTGAATCCTCCGAAGATCACGACTTCCTCCGCGGGAACAAGGTGGTGCCGCCACCCTCTGAGCGGGGTGGCGGCACCCGGGCGGATCAGCTGTTGTAGGCGCGGCGCTTGTCCTCGCTGTTGCCGCCGCCCTGCCCCTCGGTCAGGGCGGCCAGGTCGCCGATCTCGATCAGCGAGGCATCATCCTGCTCGCCGGTGATCTCGGTGTGGAACAGGTCCTTCATCGGTTCGTCCTCTCTGCTGGAACTCGAATCCCGCGAGGTCGGCGCGCTGCCGACCTCGCGACGGCACCTTGTGGCGCCGCGACCTGTCCGGCATGGCCGGGCAGGAAGTCCGGTGGTGGTGTCAGGCGGGCGGTTCGGCGTCCGGGGAACTGGCCGCGATGGGCGGGGTCGGCCCGTCCGCCTGGCGCTCGGCCAACAGGCCGAGTAGGCCTGGGACTGCCAGACGGCCGGCGACGATGACGGCCTTCAAAGGGTCACCGGCCAGGTCGCGGTGCTGCCCGCGGTGGCGCTTGTTCGCGGCGTTCTGCTCAGACGGCTACCCAAGCGGTGCCCGGCCAGTGGACCAGCACCAGGGGCGGTCGACGGGTTCCGGGGGCAAAGCAGTGGTATTCGGCATCGCACGGCTCCTGGTGATGGCGAAGCTCGGCCCAAGCAGGGCGCGGTGCACCGGCTGGGCGCTGGTGCACCACCAGAGAACCGCGTTCGGGGATGCCATATCCGTAGCCGGACTACGGGCCGTAGTCCGGCTACGGATCAGATGAACCGCACGCCCGCGCGGGCAGCGAAGCCCCGGAGACCAGGAAGTTTGCGGTCGTGCCGCAGCAGGTCGGTGGCGAGTTCGCGGACGGCGCCGCGGCGGATTTCCTGCGGGGCCACCTTCTCGGCCGCCAGCAGTGCGCGGTAGCACTGCTCGGGTTTGCCCCACTGGTCGAACGCGCGGGCCACATCGGTGAAGAAGCGGGCCTGGCGCTCGGTGGTCGGCAGCGCGGTGGGGTCGATCGTGGTAGCCAGCTCGATCGCCCGGCCGACATCGCCGAGTTCATAGTGCACCGACAACTCGTGCAGGGCGACGCTCTGGATACCGTCCACCAGGCCGGAGATCCGGCCTGCAGAGGCGGCGCTGTCGGCTGCCTCGCGGATCAGCGAGTACGCGTATGCGCGGTCACCCGCCTTTGCGGCGGTGTACGCGGCGGTGGCATACAGGTCGCCCCGGGCAGCCAACCGCTCGGACTCGGGCACCGAGGTATCGGCAAGCAAGTCCTCCGCCGCGACCACCACGATGTCGGTCGCCCGAGCCAGACTGCCCTGGCGCCGCCAGGCGCTTGAAACCATGCGCTGCGCCTCGGCGGTGACCAGCGGATCACCACCGGCGCGGGCAGATGTGAGCGCGCGGTCGGCGGTGATGGCGACCAGATTGTTGTCGCCGGCCTTGATACACAACCGCACAGCCAGGTTGTAGAGCCGGGCAACACCTCGCGCCCGCTCCTCCGCTGTGCCGACCATCTCGGCTGCGGCGATCCGGCCAGGCAGGGCCTTGGCCAGGACGCCGTAGCGGGCCGCCTTGAAGTCCTGACGGGACATCATCACCGAGGCAGCAACGGACTCCAGGGTGGGATCATGCCGGGGTGCCGGAACCCCGGCCGTCCCATACAGCAGGAGATCCTCCAAGGAGGCCAACGGCGCTTGCTCAGCCGCCGCGGCCTGCCGGTCGGATGCTGGGGCGAACAGGGCGGCAGCCGCCAGGACCATGAATGGGCGGCGTCGCACATCGTCCTCCTCGGCGGCGGAAGTGCTCGTCAGCGTAGCGGAGGCGGTCTTCCGGGAACGGGATCTCGGCCGGGCGGAGGCCGGCTGCGGCAGCGCGATCAGTTCACCGAAGTCACTGCCCAGTACATCCGCAAGTCGGCGTAACAGAGTGAGGTCCTTGACCTGCTGCAGGTCACGCTCGACCTGCGACATCCATGCCTCGCTATGGCCGAGTTCAGCAGCGAGCCGGATCTGAGTCCAACCCAGCTCGGCGCGGCGGAGCGCGATGAACTTGCCGAAGGTAACGCCCTTGCTCCCCACACTGGCCCCGCTTTCGGTACCCAGTCAGCTACAGACGGCTACCGTATCGATCTGCGGGCGCCCCGGAGTAGGGTGCCGCCAGATTCGATCAGGCGGAGGCACGGACTGAGGCTGGGCTCCCAACCTTCCGAGCGGCGCAGCAGCACACAAGCTCGCCTCGCGCCACCGTCCTGTCACCCTGCTCCCGCTCCCGGCCGCCCCGCCCGGCCGACGGCCCCGGCCCCTGACGACTGGGTGAACTGCGACGGCTGCGACCGCGTCTTCCGCGCCCCCGAACCGGGCCTCTGTCGTGACTGCCACCTGGACGCCGAAGCCGTCCCCGTGGCCTAAGCGAGCAGCGGGCGCACTGCGGCAGCATTCCGCAAATGCGCGGGTGTCCAGTCGATTCCCTATGCCCATTTTTCCGCGATACGGCACGGCGTTACCGGCAGTCGAATTCTGGCCAAGCGCACCCCACACGCCATCGGCTCACTCCTCGTGGAACCCGGAATGACCACATCCAGTTGCCGGAGACCACCAGGCATGAGACGCCGAGCACTCACGTGTTGCCGACTTCCAGAATGGTTGCGGATAATCTCGGCCATTCTCGTGACCGCACGGAACAACACCGCATTGACGGGCTATCACGCCACGCGCGTATCTTTGATTCGGCGATCAACGAGTGAAATCCATCTCGGCGCACCCGAATTCCATACGCATTCTTCGAGAAAGGAACGATCATGGCCCGTACCGCCAAGATACTCGCCGGCCTGGTCTCTGCGGCATCCCTGGCGATGGTGGCTCCTGCCGCGGCTTCCCCGACGGAACCGGAGCCGGTCACCACACGGCAGGTTGCCAGATCAGCGCTGGCGAGGCTCACCCCGGAGGAAGTGAAGAACCTCGAAAGCCGGTACCCGGCGCAGGCCAAACGCGTGAAGGAAGCCGTCGCGCGGGCCTCCGCCTCCCGCGGGGCGGGTACGGATTCCGCTTCCTACATCGCACCCACCGGCTACTACACGATTCGCAACTTGAACAGCCGCAAGTGTCTGGCGATCGGTTCAGGAAGCAAGGCGAACGGCGCGAACGCGATTCAATGGGACTGCCTGGGCAGCCCGGAGCAGATCTGGTGGATCACCAACGACTTCATCTCCAACTACAACAGCGGCAAGTTCCTGGCGATCGGTTCGAGCAGTACCGCGAACGGCGCCGAGGCGATCCAGTGGGACTACACCGGCAGCGGTGGCCAGCGCTGGTCCATGACTGACGATTTCCTGACCAACATGGGCAGTGGCAAATTCCTGGCGATCGGTTCGAGCAGCACCGCGAACGGCGCCAAGGCGATCCAGTGGGACTACACCGGCAGCGGTGGCCAGCGCTGGTGGCTGACCGGGCCCGCGTAGCCGACCCCGCGGGATACCCGGACGGGTGACCGACTCGAGGGCCTGACCACCGAGGAGCCTCACCGTCCTGCTCCCGCCCCCGCTCCCGTTCCTGGCCGCTTGGATCCCCAGGTCCCTAAGTCAGGACGTTGACGGCCCGCGCGACGACCAGGCCGAGGATGACCAGGGAGACGAGCGACTGGACCGCCATGGTCATCTTGGCCCAGGGCGTCAGCGGCATGACGTCCGTGGGGCTGAAGGCGGTGGCGTTGGTCAGACCGAGATAGAGGTAGTCGACGTAGCGGGGCTGCCAGCCGGCGGGGGCGAGCCGGGGTTCGATCTGCTGCGGGAAGGCGAGGGCCGGATACGCGGGTCGGCGGTGGAGGCGCACCGCCGGGCCGCCGCCGTCGAGCTCGAAGAACAGGAGGGAGAAGGCGAGGACGGTGCCGGCCCAGACGGCGCTGCCGACCTGGAGCAGGCTCGTCGCGGACGCCGTCTCCCTTCCATTGGTGACGATGTCCTTGACCAGCTGAAGAGTCGACCAGACGGCGCCGACCGACAGGACGCAGACCAGCGCGAGCGACACCGCGCGCAGCCACGCGGCGCGCCGGTCGATCCGGCCCGGGTCGCCCGCGATGAGCGTCAGCAGGAGCAGGCCTTCCACGGACGGCAGCACCCAGCGCGGCGCCAGCCGCAGGGTGTCCGGGAGCAGCATCGTCAGCACCATGGCGACCGCCACGGCCAGGGCCATCGGCCAGCGCGACTCGCCGGCGGGCGCCTGGTCCGGTGGGGTCCCGAGGTGCGGAGGAGCGTGATGTCGGCTCACGGGGTCTGGTCCCTGTCGTTCGTGTCGTGCGCCGGTCGACGAGATGTCGAGACGAGCCTGCCCGGACTCCTCCACTCCACTACGGCTCGCGGGCCCGCGCACCAGCCGGCACCCGGCCGGGTCAACGACGCGACCGGGACGGGGTAGAGGAACGGGCACGGGTGAACGGGGTACGGGTCAGCGCCAGGGGTCGAGGGCGTGCTTGCCGCGGGCCCGGCCGGACTCCAGTTCCCGCAGCACCGCCGCCCCCTCGGCCGGCGGATGCACCTGGGGAGTGCCGGGCGGGTATACGCCGTCGGCGATGAGGGCCTCGATCTCGGCGAGCAGCGACCGGTAGAGGTCGGGCGCGGCGGACGCCGGCGCGCCGATGTGCAGCCCCTTGATCTGGACCTGGTGGGTGAAGACCAGGTCGTGCGTGCTCAGCGTGGCGTCGCCGGTCTTCATACCCGGCACAACACCCTTCGGCACCACGGTCTTCCGCCGGTCCGTGCCCCAACCCCCGGGCCGCACGGCGGAGAACGGCCCTGGCGCCGACAAGCACGCGCATCCGGTCGGCGATAAAATGGGGTGAGCCGAACGCTCCTCGCAGGGCCGTGCGTCTCTTCCGGTCCCCGGCGGGGCGAGGCGGCCCGTGTCGTTCCGCGCCTCGCCGACTTCCTCGCGGCCGAGCCCTCCCGGGACGGGACGGAGCAACTCCCGCCGCCCGGGCCCCCGGCCGCCGCCGGCTCTCCTCCGGCCCCGGCCGTACGTACACGCATCGGCCGCGCATCGGCCTCGCGGGACCCCTGGCGTGCGGCCCCGGCGTCACACCCG contains the following coding sequences:
- a CDS encoding hypothetical protein (identified by MetaGeneAnnotator; putative;~sequence version:1) → MGSKGVTFGKFIALRRAELGWTQIRLAAELGHSEAWMSQVERDLQQVKDLTLLRRLADVLGSDFGELIALPQPASARPRSRSRKTASATLTSTSAAEEDDVRRRPFMVLAAAALFAPASDRQAAAAEQAPLASLEDLLLYGTAGVPAPRHDPTLESVAASVMMSRQDFKAARYGVLAKALPGRIAAAEMVGTAEERARGVARLYNLAVRLCIKAGDNNLVAITADRALTSARAGGDPLVTAEAQRMVSSAWRRQGSLARATDIVVVAAEDLLADTSVPESERLAARGDLYATAAYTAAKAGDRAYAYSLIREAADSAASAGRISGLVDGIQSVALHELSVHYELGDVGRAIELATTIDPTALPTTERQARFFTDVARAFDQWGKPEQCYRALLAAEKVAPQEIRRGAVRELATDLLRHDRKLPGLRGFAARAGVRFI
- a CDS encoding hypothetical protein (identified by MetaGeneAnnotator; putative;~sequence version:1), coding for MARTAKILAGLVSAASLAMVAPAAASPTEPEPVTTRQVARSALARLTPEEVKNLESRYPAQAKRVKEAVARASASRGAGTDSASYIAPTGYYTIRNLNSRKCLAIGSGSKANGANAIQWDCLGSPEQIWWITNDFISNYNSGKFLAIGSSSTANGAEAIQWDYTGSGGQRWSMTDDFLTNMGSGKFLAIGSSSTANGAKAIQWDYTGSGGQRWWLTGPA
- a CDS encoding hypothetical protein (identified by MetaGeneAnnotator; putative;~sequence version:1) — encoded protein: MALAVAVAMVLTMLLPDTLRLAPRWVLPSVEGLLLLTLIAGDPGRIDRRAAWLRAVSLALVCVLSVGAVWSTLQLVKDIVTNGRETASATSLLQVGSAVWAGTVLAFSLLFFELDGGGPAVRLHRRPAYPALAFPQQIEPRLAPAGWQPRYVDYLYLGLTNATAFSPTDVMPLTPWAKMTMAVQSLVSLVILGLVVARAVNVLT
- a CDS encoding NADPH:quinone oxidoreductase (Evidence 3 : Function proposed based on presence of conserved amino acid motif, structural feature or limited homology;~NAD(P) binding site [chemical binding];~NADPH:quinone oxidoreductase [Streptomyces cattleya NRRL 8057 = DSM46488];~NADPH:quinone reductase and related Zn-dependent oxidoreductases [Energyproduction and conversion / General function prediction only]; COG0604;~Quinone oxidoreductase (QOR); cd08241;~identified by MetaGeneAnnotator; putative), with translation MKTGDATLSTHDLVFTHQVQIKGLHIGAPASAAPDLYRSLLAEIEALIADGVYPPGTPQVHPPAEGAAVLRELESGRARGKHALDPWR